A window from Oscillatoria sp. FACHB-1406 encodes these proteins:
- a CDS encoding CU044_2847 family protein, with amino-acid sequence MSEVQRLLIEENGEVYEIYVEAKDAPSIPPPVANNPRQSMGANPVAKLQQAQQMIRGYTVYALRAFKEFKDAEIESVTLKFGIKIGLSTGIPYITEGKADSNLEVEVKCKFPNSNV; translated from the coding sequence ATGTCAGAAGTCCAACGTCTGCTGATTGAAGAAAACGGCGAAGTCTACGAAATCTACGTCGAAGCGAAGGACGCGCCGAGTATCCCGCCGCCGGTTGCTAATAACCCCCGGCAATCGATGGGTGCAAATCCGGTTGCGAAGTTGCAGCAAGCGCAACAAATGATTCGCGGTTATACGGTTTATGCGTTGCGAGCGTTTAAGGAGTTTAAGGATGCAGAAATTGAGTCGGTAACGCTCAAGTTTGGGATTAAAATCGGTCTGAGTACGGGAATTCCTTATATTACTGAAGGTAAAGCCGACAGTAATTTAGAAGTTGAGGTGAAATGCAAGTTTCCCAATTCTAATGTTTGA
- a CDS encoding ADP-ribosylglycohydrolase family protein, giving the protein MRYSLLSRFEGGLLGGAIAAVKLQQRGSADSISDACELQDSAIASLLRCGGFDASDWLAAIATLSPSLLQRRQKMTASEVAIAIFPLAFYSHEHRDSLHARVREAAGVWLHDGENLAELLLWADAIALILREKLPPNRLLDSLLASAIDPAAENLKTLEYLSLQLERATPLEAIARAPEAPSAIALALYSFAATPEAFSLCLDRALRTSLVSPLAPLLVGAIAGLYNSSSGLPARPGLDPSQLQHRQQQARQLFTAWSGSYRLDRWNLNAPVIAGAGMLQARPSLKIISH; this is encoded by the coding sequence GTGCGATATTCGCTATTGAGTCGGTTTGAGGGAGGGTTACTCGGCGGTGCGATCGCGGCGGTAAAATTACAACAACGGGGCAGTGCTGACTCGATCTCCGACGCTTGCGAACTCCAAGATAGCGCGATCGCATCGCTCCTGCGTTGCGGCGGGTTCGATGCGTCCGATTGGCTTGCCGCGATCGCAACTTTATCCCCCTCCCTGCTGCAACGCCGCCAAAAAATGACCGCCAGCGAAGTCGCGATCGCGATTTTTCCCCTCGCCTTCTACTCCCACGAACACCGAGATAGCTTGCATGCGCGGGTACGGGAGGCTGCGGGCGTTTGGCTGCACGACGGCGAAAACCTCGCCGAACTGCTACTCTGGGCTGACGCGATCGCGCTCATTTTACGCGAAAAACTCCCCCCCAACCGCCTCCTCGATAGCCTCCTCGCGAGCGCGATCGATCCCGCCGCAGAAAACCTCAAAACCCTCGAATATCTCTCCCTCCAACTCGAACGCGCCACTCCCTTGGAAGCCATTGCGCGCGCCCCCGAAGCCCCCAGCGCGATCGCCCTCGCCCTCTACAGCTTTGCCGCCACCCCCGAAGCCTTCTCCCTGTGCCTCGATCGCGCCCTGCGAACATCCCTTGTATCCCCCCTCGCACCCCTACTCGTTGGCGCGATCGCCGGTCTCTACAACAGCAGCAGCGGACTGCCAGCGCGCCCCGGACTCGACCCCTCCCAACTCCAACACCGCCAGCAGCAAGCGCGACAACTCTTTACGGCTTGGTCTGGAAGCTATCGCCTCGATCGCTGGAACCTAAACGCCCCTGTCATTGCGGGCGCTGGAATGCTGCAAGCGCGACCCTCCCTCAAAATTATCTCCCACTAG
- the dxs gene encoding 1-deoxy-D-xylulose-5-phosphate synthase, with the protein MHISEITHPNQLHGLSIRELENIARQIREKHLQTIAATGGHLGPGLGVVELTLALYQTLDLDRDKVIWDVGHQAYPHKLITGRYNNFHTLRQKDGVAGYLKRCESKFDHFGAGHASTSISAALGMALARDLKGEDFKTVAIIGDGSLTGGMALEAINHAGHLPHTRLMVVLNDNEMSISPNVGAISRYLNKVRLSPPVQFLSGNLEEQFKHLPFFGESLSPDMERLKESMKRLAVSKVGAVIEELGFKYFGPIDGHNLEELIETFNRAHRIEGPVLVHVATVKGKGYEIAEKDQVGYHAQNPFDLATGKAKPSTKPKPPAYSKVFAHALTKLAEDNPKIVGITAAMATGTGLDKLQAKLPKQYIDVGIAEQHAVTLAAGLACEGMRPVVAIYSTFLQRAYDQVIHDVCIQNLPVFFCMDRAGIVGADGPTHQGMYDIAYLRCLPNMTIMAPKDEAELQRMLVTGVNYTDGPIAMRYPRGNGIGVPLMEEGWEPLEIGKGEILRNGDDLLLLGYGTMTNTAMQVAEILSEHGVEATVVNARFVKPLDTELIVPLAQRIGKVATLEEGCSIGGFGTAVLEALQEHDVLVPVKRFGVPDILVDHATPEQSFAELGLTGSQLAEQVLAAFFSQKQPAAVG; encoded by the coding sequence ATGCACATTAGCGAAATTACACATCCCAACCAGTTACACGGTCTTTCTATCCGCGAACTGGAGAATATCGCTCGCCAAATACGAGAAAAACATTTACAAACCATTGCTGCGACCGGCGGACACCTCGGTCCAGGCTTGGGAGTCGTCGAATTAACCCTCGCGCTGTACCAAACCCTCGACCTCGATCGCGATAAAGTTATCTGGGATGTCGGCCACCAAGCTTACCCCCACAAACTGATCACCGGCCGTTACAACAACTTCCACACCCTGCGCCAAAAAGACGGCGTTGCAGGCTACCTAAAACGCTGCGAGAGCAAATTCGACCATTTTGGAGCCGGACACGCCTCCACGAGCATTTCTGCGGCGTTAGGCATGGCGCTAGCGCGGGACTTAAAGGGCGAAGACTTTAAAACGGTCGCCATCATCGGCGACGGTTCCCTCACTGGCGGTATGGCCCTTGAAGCCATCAACCACGCCGGACACCTGCCCCACACCCGCCTCATGGTCGTCCTCAACGACAACGAAATGTCCATCTCGCCCAACGTCGGCGCGATTTCTCGTTACCTCAACAAAGTTCGCCTCTCCCCCCCCGTCCAATTCCTCTCCGGAAACCTCGAGGAACAATTCAAGCACCTCCCCTTCTTTGGCGAATCCCTTTCCCCAGATATGGAACGCCTCAAAGAAAGCATGAAGCGCCTCGCCGTCTCCAAAGTTGGCGCAGTGATTGAAGAATTAGGCTTCAAATATTTCGGCCCCATCGACGGACACAACCTCGAAGAATTAATCGAAACCTTCAACCGCGCCCACCGTATCGAAGGCCCCGTTCTCGTTCACGTTGCCACCGTCAAGGGTAAAGGCTACGAAATCGCCGAAAAAGACCAAGTAGGCTACCACGCCCAAAATCCCTTCGACCTCGCCACGGGCAAAGCCAAGCCTTCCACTAAGCCCAAACCGCCCGCCTACTCCAAGGTTTTTGCCCACGCCCTCACCAAACTTGCCGAAGATAACCCCAAAATCGTCGGCATTACCGCAGCGATGGCTACGGGTACGGGTTTGGATAAACTGCAAGCCAAACTGCCCAAACAGTATATCGATGTCGGCATTGCCGAACAGCACGCCGTCACCTTAGCGGCGGGGTTAGCGTGCGAAGGAATGCGCCCGGTCGTAGCGATTTATTCGACCTTCCTGCAACGCGCCTACGACCAAGTGATTCACGATGTCTGCATTCAAAATCTGCCGGTATTCTTCTGTATGGACCGCGCGGGGATTGTTGGTGCGGACGGCCCGACGCACCAAGGGATGTACGATATCGCTTACTTGCGCTGTCTGCCCAACATGACAATTATGGCTCCTAAAGATGAGGCAGAATTGCAACGAATGTTAGTGACGGGGGTTAATTATACCGACGGCCCGATCGCGATGCGCTATCCGCGCGGTAATGGCATAGGCGTACCGTTGATGGAAGAAGGCTGGGAACCGTTGGAAATTGGTAAGGGCGAAATCCTCCGCAATGGCGACGACTTGCTGCTGTTGGGCTACGGCACGATGACGAATACGGCAATGCAAGTGGCGGAAATTCTTAGCGAACACGGCGTAGAAGCAACAGTGGTAAATGCGCGCTTTGTCAAGCCTTTAGATACAGAACTTATTGTCCCGCTCGCTCAGCGCATTGGTAAAGTAGCGACCCTAGAAGAGGGTTGCTCGATTGGCGGTTTCGGTACTGCGGTGCTGGAAGCGCTACAAGAGCATGATGTGTTAGTGCCGGTGAAGCGGTTCGGCGTTCCGGATATTTTAGTCGATCATGCGACACCGGAGCAATCGTTTGCAGAGCTTGGTTTGACGGGTTCGCAATTAGCAGAACAAGTGCTGGCGGCGTTCTTTAGTCAGAAGCAACCCGCCGCCGTCGGTTAA